From the genome of Paraburkholderia aromaticivorans, one region includes:
- a CDS encoding HAD family hydrolase produces MAIKAVVFDFGGVLIDWSPEYLYRELIPDETERRWFLTHVCSMDWVIRQDGGQPIVEATEELVAKFPDHETLIRAFYERWHEMVAGVLQEGVAIMEKLEAAEVPLFGLTNWSAETFPYAWEHYPVLRRFRDIVVSGRVGLVKPDPAIFAAMLERIDAQLPGIEPAELVFIDDNLKNAEAATALGWHGVHHISAAQTETTLRGLGLPV; encoded by the coding sequence ATGGCCATCAAGGCAGTGGTGTTCGATTTCGGCGGCGTATTGATCGACTGGAGCCCCGAGTATCTGTATCGGGAACTGATTCCGGACGAGACGGAGCGCCGCTGGTTTCTGACGCACGTCTGTTCGATGGACTGGGTGATCCGTCAGGACGGTGGCCAGCCGATCGTCGAGGCCACCGAGGAACTCGTCGCGAAGTTTCCCGATCACGAAACGCTGATCCGCGCGTTCTACGAACGCTGGCACGAGATGGTGGCCGGCGTGCTTCAGGAGGGCGTGGCGATCATGGAAAAGCTCGAAGCGGCCGAGGTGCCGCTCTTTGGGCTAACCAACTGGTCGGCGGAAACCTTTCCCTATGCGTGGGAGCATTACCCGGTGCTGCGGCGGTTTCGCGATATCGTCGTGTCGGGCCGGGTGGGGTTGGTGAAGCCTGATCCGGCCATCTTCGCCGCCATGCTTGAGCGGATCGACGCGCAACTGCCGGGCATCGAGCCCGCTGAACTCGTCTTTATCGACGACAACCTGAAGAACGCCGAGGCCGCGACGGCGCTCGGCTGGCACGGTGTGCATCACATCAGCGCCGCGCAAACCGAAACGACACTGCGCGGGCTGGGGTTGCCGGTTTGA
- a CDS encoding aminopeptidase P family protein, with translation MNARLPETSSIPERLATLRNAMAREGVAAYLVPSADPHLSEYLPGRWQGRQWLSGFTGSAGTLIVTADFAGVWTDSRYWEQANAQLAGTGVQLMKMTGGQQSAPHFEWLAQNVPAGGTVGVDGAVLGVAAARALSQALSARGVQLRTDVDLFDAIWPQRPSLPAAAVFEHAAPHASVDRSEKLAQIRRAMADKGAQWHFISTLDDLAWLLNLRGADVSYNPVFVAHALIGVDHASLFVANGKVPQSLADALAKDGISVEPYARAADALAALPAGSTLLIDPRRITFGSLQSVPSTVTVVEAVNPSTFFKSRKTAAEAEHVRETMEQDGAALAEFFAWFEGALGRETITELTIDERLTAARARRPGFVSLSFATIAGFNANGAMPHYRATEESHSVIEGNGLLLIDSGAQYLSGTTDITRVVPIGTISEAQRRDFTIVLKGTMALSRAQFPRGIRSPMLDAIARAPIWEAGADYGHGTGHGVGYFLNVHEGPQVISHYAPAEPWTAMEEGMITSVEPGIYRPGKWGVRIENLVLNVPAGQTEFGDFLKFETLTLCPIDTRCLDLSLLREDERAWLNAYHETVRTRLSPHVSGDAKAWLDLRTQPI, from the coding sequence ATGAATGCCCGACTTCCCGAAACCTCCTCCATTCCCGAACGGCTCGCCACGTTGCGCAACGCAATGGCGCGTGAGGGCGTTGCCGCCTACCTGGTGCCGTCCGCGGATCCGCATCTATCCGAATACCTGCCGGGGCGCTGGCAAGGCCGGCAGTGGCTGTCCGGCTTCACAGGCTCGGCCGGCACGCTGATCGTGACCGCGGACTTCGCCGGTGTCTGGACAGATAGCCGTTATTGGGAACAGGCCAATGCGCAACTGGCCGGAACCGGCGTTCAGCTGATGAAGATGACCGGGGGCCAGCAGAGCGCGCCGCATTTCGAATGGCTCGCGCAGAACGTGCCGGCGGGCGGCACCGTCGGTGTGGATGGCGCCGTGCTCGGCGTGGCGGCGGCGCGGGCTTTGAGCCAGGCGCTGAGCGCGCGCGGCGTGCAGTTGCGCACGGACGTCGATCTGTTCGACGCGATCTGGCCGCAGCGTCCGTCGCTGCCGGCCGCCGCCGTGTTCGAGCATGCCGCGCCGCATGCGAGCGTCGACCGTTCGGAAAAGCTCGCGCAGATTCGCCGCGCGATGGCCGACAAAGGCGCGCAATGGCACTTCATCTCCACGCTCGACGATCTCGCGTGGCTGCTCAATCTGCGCGGCGCCGACGTCAGCTATAACCCGGTATTCGTGGCGCACGCGCTGATCGGGGTGGACCATGCGTCGCTGTTCGTCGCGAACGGCAAGGTGCCGCAGTCGCTGGCCGATGCGCTGGCGAAGGACGGCATCAGCGTCGAGCCGTATGCCAGGGCCGCGGACGCACTGGCCGCGCTGCCCGCCGGCAGCACGCTGCTGATCGACCCGCGCCGCATCACGTTCGGCTCGCTGCAGTCGGTGCCGTCCACGGTCACCGTGGTCGAGGCTGTCAATCCGTCCACCTTCTTCAAGTCGCGCAAGACCGCGGCGGAAGCCGAGCATGTGCGCGAGACGATGGAGCAGGACGGCGCGGCGCTCGCGGAATTTTTCGCGTGGTTCGAAGGCGCGCTGGGCCGCGAAACCATCACCGAACTTACTATCGACGAACGTCTGACGGCGGCTCGGGCGCGTCGTCCGGGCTTCGTGTCGCTGAGCTTTGCAACGATCGCCGGCTTCAACGCGAACGGCGCGATGCCGCACTACCGCGCCACTGAAGAATCGCATTCGGTGATCGAGGGCAACGGCCTGTTGCTGATCGACTCCGGCGCGCAGTATCTGAGCGGCACGACCGACATCACCCGCGTGGTGCCGATCGGCACCATCAGCGAAGCGCAGCGGCGCGATTTCACGATCGTGCTCAAGGGCACCATGGCGCTCTCTCGCGCACAGTTCCCGCGCGGCATCCGTTCGCCGATGCTCGACGCAATCGCCCGCGCGCCGATCTGGGAAGCAGGCGCGGATTACGGCCACGGCACCGGTCACGGCGTGGGCTATTTCCTGAACGTGCACGAAGGCCCGCAGGTGATTTCGCACTATGCGCCGGCCGAACCGTGGACCGCGATGGAAGAAGGCATGATCACCTCGGTCGAGCCGGGCATTTACCGTCCGGGCAAGTGGGGCGTGCGCATTGAGAACCTCGTGCTCAACGTGCCTGCTGGCCAAACCGAGTTTGGCGACTTCCTCAAGTTCGAGACGTTGACGTTGTGCCCGATCGACACGCGTTGCCTCGATCTTTCGCTGCTGCGCGAGGACGAACGCGCGTGGCTGAACGCGTATCACGAAACCGTGCGCACGCGCCTGTCGCCGCACGTGTCCGGCGACGCCAAGGCGTGGCTGGACCTGCGCACGCAACCCATCTGA